A single region of the Gemmata palustris genome encodes:
- a CDS encoding magnesium transporter: MPLHLTEAQLNEPVTTYMRADFATLDPEWTVGEALAHMRKYPPPGRIIYFYVVDSALRLVGVVPTRRLLLAALETRVKDVMIASVIAIPSSATLLDACEFFTMHRLLAFPVVDEMRRLIGVIDIEAYAEELAETGDSNPAPVAPGPRDDVFQLIGVRLTRSQQARPLVAFRGRFPWLLCNVAGGTLAAVLVEIYHAELNWQHAVLALFIPVVLALAESVAIQSVTLALEAFREAGPSWRELFRRLRPEALTGLLLGLATGLLVGVIAAIWQNLAVLFLIVLGGIGIGVTCAAVAGMAVPHVLRLLKRDPQVAAGPIALTCADVAALLAYFNLARLLT, from the coding sequence ATGCCCTTACACCTGACCGAAGCCCAACTGAACGAGCCGGTGACCACGTACATGCGCGCCGACTTCGCCACGCTGGACCCGGAGTGGACCGTGGGCGAGGCTCTGGCGCACATGCGCAAGTACCCGCCGCCCGGCCGGATCATCTACTTTTACGTCGTCGATTCCGCGCTCCGGCTCGTCGGCGTCGTCCCCACGCGCCGGCTCCTGCTGGCCGCCCTCGAGACGCGCGTCAAGGATGTCATGATCGCGTCCGTGATCGCGATCCCGTCTTCGGCCACGCTCCTCGATGCGTGCGAGTTCTTCACCATGCACCGGCTGCTCGCGTTCCCGGTGGTGGACGAAATGCGCCGGCTGATCGGCGTCATCGACATCGAGGCCTACGCGGAAGAGCTGGCCGAAACCGGTGATTCCAACCCGGCCCCGGTCGCCCCCGGCCCGCGCGACGACGTGTTCCAGTTAATCGGTGTGCGCCTCACGCGGTCGCAACAGGCGCGCCCGTTGGTCGCGTTCCGCGGGCGGTTCCCGTGGCTGCTGTGTAACGTCGCGGGCGGCACGCTCGCGGCCGTTCTCGTGGAAATCTACCACGCCGAGTTGAACTGGCAGCACGCGGTCCTCGCGCTCTTCATCCCGGTCGTGCTCGCGCTCGCGGAGAGCGTCGCGATTCAGTCCGTCACGCTCGCGCTCGAAGCGTTCCGCGAGGCCGGCCCCTCCTGGCGCGAGCTCTTCCGCCGGCTGCGCCCCGAAGCGCTGACCGGACTGCTGCTCGGTCTCGCCACGGGCCTTCTGGTGGGGGTGATTGCCGCCATCTGGCAGAACCTCGCGGTGCTGTTTCTGATCGTGCTGGGTGGAATCGGGATCGGAGTCACGTGTGCTGCGGTCGCGGGAATGGCGGTGCCGCACGTCCTCCGGCTACTGAAGCGCGACCCGCAAGTCGCCGCAGGACCGATCGCCCTGACCTGCGCGGACGTGGCCGCGTTGCTCGCGTACTTCAACCTCGCTCGT
- a CDS encoding AAA family ATPase, with the protein MSTDVAGIANRIIANIEKVIIGKRPQLTLAVAAYFSEGHILLEDVPGVAKTMLARALARSVGCTFKRLQCTPDLLPTDVTGVSVFNQKTAEFEFRAGPVFAQTLLADEINRATPRTQAALLEAMGERRVSVDGQTYVLKPPFLVIATQNPVDQEGTFPLPEAQLDRFLIRLSLGYPSMEEEGKMLSRLQMGHPIDDLKTVVTAEDVIACQEAVRGVHVDDKVKRYILEVVHASRDNEDVLLGGSPRASIALFRTAQALAAVTGRDFALPDDVKRMAQPVLAHRLILKPESRLRKRTAAAVVKDLVDDAKVPITDKMKATQQDYFDD; encoded by the coding sequence ATGTCTACCGACGTGGCGGGCATCGCCAACCGCATCATTGCCAACATCGAGAAGGTCATCATCGGCAAGCGCCCGCAGCTCACGCTCGCGGTCGCGGCGTACTTCTCGGAGGGGCACATTCTGCTCGAAGACGTGCCCGGCGTCGCGAAGACGATGCTGGCCCGGGCGCTCGCGCGGAGCGTCGGCTGCACCTTCAAGCGCCTCCAGTGTACGCCGGACCTGCTCCCCACCGACGTGACCGGCGTGAGCGTGTTCAACCAGAAAACGGCCGAGTTCGAGTTCCGCGCCGGACCGGTGTTCGCGCAAACGCTCCTGGCCGACGAAATCAACCGCGCGACCCCGCGCACCCAGGCCGCGCTGCTCGAGGCGATGGGCGAGCGCCGGGTGAGCGTGGACGGCCAGACCTACGTGCTGAAGCCGCCGTTCCTCGTGATCGCGACGCAGAACCCGGTGGACCAGGAGGGCACGTTCCCGCTCCCGGAGGCCCAACTCGACCGCTTCCTGATTCGGCTGAGTCTCGGTTACCCGAGCATGGAAGAAGAGGGCAAGATGCTCTCGCGCTTGCAAATGGGCCACCCCATCGACGACCTGAAGACGGTCGTGACAGCCGAGGACGTGATCGCGTGCCAGGAAGCGGTTCGCGGCGTTCACGTGGACGACAAGGTGAAGCGGTACATCCTCGAAGTGGTCCACGCGAGCCGCGACAACGAGGACGTGCTCCTGGGTGGTAGCCCGCGTGCATCAATCGCGCTGTTCCGCACGGCCCAGGCACTCGCCGCGGTCACCGGGCGCGACTTCGCGCTCCCCGACGATGTGAAGCGCATGGCACAGCCGGTTCTCGCACACCGGCTGATCCTGAAGCCCGAAAGCCGGCTCCGCAAGCGGACCGCAGCG